In Cytophagales bacterium, the following are encoded in one genomic region:
- a CDS encoding GNAT family N-acetyltransferase, with translation MTGKPHIEQITYLLTWSIRHQVMWPDHPLDFVKIPEDPSGLHYGLFVDNQLVSIISVFIREDEAQFRKFATVVEHQGKGYGGKLLAYILNELEAQHVKRIWCNARQDKTALYERYGLVTTDQTYIKGGIDFVIMEKLL, from the coding sequence ATGACTGGGAAGCCGCACATCGAACAAATCACGTATCTACTTACCTGGTCTATTCGACACCAGGTCATGTGGCCGGATCATCCTTTGGATTTTGTAAAAATTCCAGAAGATCCTTCAGGACTACATTATGGTCTATTTGTCGATAATCAATTGGTGTCAATCATATCGGTATTCATTCGAGAAGATGAAGCACAATTCAGAAAATTTGCAACAGTCGTTGAACACCAGGGCAAAGGATATGGCGGCAAGCTCTTAGCATATATTCTAAACGAATTGGAAGCACAGCATGTGAAGCGGATATGGTGCAATGCCAGACAAGATAAAACGGCTCTGTATGAGCGATATGGTCTTGTGACTACCGATCAGACTTATATCAAAGGGGGTATTGATTTCGTGATCATGGAGAAACTTCTTTGA
- a CDS encoding SIP domain-containing protein, protein MIAADMAALPAAISVLESLGAEAKGHAVFEITDPADQQVLNIPEGISVTWLLHQHPDQQSNQQLNTIKRLSFPVGAPNIFVAGELSTIREIKDYFMEQSLMNDHSYISSYWKIGAKDEEHKVAKRALA, encoded by the coding sequence TTGATCGCTGCTGATATGGCGGCTCTACCGGCAGCAATATCCGTTTTGGAATCGTTGGGTGCTGAGGCAAAAGGTCATGCTGTTTTTGAAATTACCGACCCTGCGGATCAACAAGTACTGAATATCCCGGAAGGTATTTCAGTAACCTGGCTCCTTCATCAGCACCCGGATCAGCAGAGTAATCAGCAGCTGAATACCATCAAACGGCTATCTTTTCCTGTAGGTGCACCCAATATTTTTGTTGCAGGAGAACTGAGCACCATTCGTGAAATCAAGGACTATTTCATGGAGCAAAGTTTGATGAACGATCATTCGTACATCAGCTCTTACTGGAAAATTGGGGCTAAGGATGAGGAACATAAAGTGGCCAAAAGAGCATTGGCCTGA
- a CDS encoding siderophore-interacting protein gives MKLLLPNTENDLGKSKVRTYTVRSIDHTKEEITIDFALHSPAGPATDWALNA, from the coding sequence GTGAAATTACTACTGCCAAATACGGAGAATGATCTAGGTAAATCGAAAGTAAGAACATATACGGTGCGCTCGATCGACCATACTAAGGAAGAGATCACCATTGATTTTGCACTGCATTCACCTGCCGGGCCCGCCACGGACTGGGCATTGAATGCTTAA
- a CDS encoding penicillin-binding protein activator LpoB, giving the protein MKSKFLSISLLVLVIFLASCSRSVTRVSPDQQIDLSGRWNDTDSKLVAEEMIRDVLNRPWKSDFQSAKNRRPVVIVGIVANRSAEHIEAETFIKDVEREFINSGMVRVVQNAEFREKLREERADQGEFASPETQARWGRELGADFMMFGVINSTTDSYKKEKVVNYKVNLELANLETNEKVWIGDKEIKKYIKN; this is encoded by the coding sequence ATGAAAAGCAAATTTTTATCCATCTCACTGCTAGTTCTGGTTATTTTTCTAGCTTCATGTTCCCGCAGCGTGACCAGGGTAAGCCCTGACCAGCAGATAGACTTAAGTGGTCGATGGAACGATACTGATTCTAAACTCGTGGCGGAAGAAATGATCCGTGATGTGCTGAATCGTCCATGGAAGTCTGATTTCCAATCAGCCAAAAATCGTCGACCGGTAGTGATTGTTGGTATTGTGGCCAACAGAAGTGCCGAACACATTGAAGCCGAGACTTTCATCAAAGATGTAGAGCGTGAGTTCATCAACAGTGGCATGGTCCGCGTGGTACAAAACGCGGAATTCAGAGAGAAACTTCGTGAAGAAAGAGCTGATCAGGGTGAATTCGCTTCTCCTGAAACACAAGCACGTTGGGGTCGAGAACTAGGAGCAGACTTCATGATGTTCGGTGTGATCAACTCAACCACTGATTCCTACAAGAAAGAGAAAGTTGTGAATTACAAAGTCAACCTTGAATTGGCCAATCTTGAAACCAACGAGAAGGTTTGGATCGGGGACAAGGAGATCAAGAAATACATTAAGAATTAA
- a CDS encoding PadR family transcriptional regulator: MKKLSLGAFEELVLLTVGVLEDNAYGVTIKMELESQLQKTVSLGALYGALQRLEEKGWVDSRVGGITEKKGGRRKQYFDITKEGVAALQEVRSMRNELFDRIPASKINWLNS; this comes from the coding sequence ATGAAAAAGCTAAGTTTAGGTGCATTTGAGGAATTGGTCTTACTCACTGTAGGGGTGTTAGAAGACAATGCCTATGGGGTTACAATCAAGATGGAACTGGAATCTCAACTTCAGAAAACAGTCAGCTTGGGTGCCTTATATGGTGCGCTGCAAAGACTGGAGGAAAAAGGTTGGGTCGATTCCCGTGTAGGAGGTATCACTGAGAAGAAAGGTGGCAGACGGAAACAGTATTTTGATATCACGAAAGAGGGAGTAGCAGCCTTACAGGAGGTTCGGTCTATGCGTAATGAATTGTTTGATCGTATTCCTGCATCTAAGATCAACTGGCTCAATTCATGA
- a CDS encoding ABC transporter permease, with amino-acid sequence MSSKNSTPRPPRFADWLLESLCSYDYLSTALWDLEELFEYHVKTKGVIRAKWLYLKESLSIIYHLYFKGQSQFALNPIAMFKNNLTIALRNFNKHRSYVLLNVIGLAFGLTVFLLITRYTSYEFSYDTHHENADRIYRVYKELHGLEEQWFDAGTPGPLAKTLLNEFPEVEHAARFSSYGKQLMLANNKSFVEPVIHAVDPSVFEIFSLEILHGDPIQALNYGPNIAISESVAMKYFGHSDVVNEIISYRNQIPLTISAVYKDMPVNSDFIMDLIVNFEWTNNAFEQDLTNWNNNPFYTYILLKEGSSAIKLEAKLPEIRAKYANDPIDEDGQSTTYYLQPLTDVHFASHINWGMEDAVDASRLNVFNVIALIVLMMAGINYVNLATARAMVRVKETGIRKIMGARRPNLLSQFLIESGLLVFGSLVTALMLAHTILPIFAHFVDRPLAFDFINPIFWLQLGLLGLVITFASGLYPAFFMSSFNPLYAISNRGKFKYKSLLRNGLVILQFGLSAILILSAIVLQRQMSFIDTVDTGYTRDQVVILSTRDDAFDDKLSTYMEEIGNVRGVEAVATSWSLPTNVTSNTQANWPGIDDAQRIQMYMVGVTHDFFKLYEIEIKEGRAFDQEIKTDQSAIILNEAAVKAFGWDNPIGREMIRQNGETGTVIGVVKDFHIKSLKEEIQPLQIVLNPNYATLAVRVSGDLNTTMASIEKVYDSFEPSYPFEYRFFEDIYARAYAEDTRTGQLTLAFSFLAIVIACLGLYGLASHKVALRIKELGVRKVMGASSLNIAQLLFKDFLVLVTFAFMFAGPIAYFIISSWLENYAYHIDLTPIPFVATFLILILFAGTTVGYHTYKASVSNPVHSLKDE; translated from the coding sequence ATGAGTTCAAAAAACAGCACTCCCAGACCACCCAGGTTTGCTGATTGGTTACTGGAAAGCTTATGTTCCTACGACTACCTGAGTACGGCGCTCTGGGACCTGGAGGAGCTTTTTGAGTACCATGTCAAAACCAAAGGGGTAATCAGGGCTAAATGGCTGTACCTCAAAGAATCGCTTAGCATCATTTATCATCTCTATTTCAAAGGTCAAAGTCAATTCGCTCTAAATCCTATTGCTATGTTTAAAAACAACCTAACGATTGCTCTCAGAAACTTCAACAAACACCGAAGCTATGTGCTTCTTAACGTCATTGGACTTGCGTTCGGCTTGACGGTATTTTTACTCATCACGCGCTACACTTCGTACGAATTCAGCTACGATACCCATCATGAAAACGCTGATCGAATTTACAGGGTCTACAAAGAACTCCACGGTTTAGAAGAACAGTGGTTTGATGCAGGTACCCCTGGGCCACTGGCTAAAACACTGCTCAATGAGTTTCCCGAAGTGGAACACGCTGCAAGGTTCAGTTCATATGGTAAGCAGTTGATGCTGGCCAATAACAAAAGCTTTGTCGAGCCGGTAATCCATGCGGTGGATCCAAGCGTATTCGAGATCTTTTCGCTCGAAATACTGCACGGAGATCCAATCCAGGCACTGAATTACGGCCCTAACATCGCAATCTCTGAGTCTGTGGCAATGAAGTATTTTGGTCATTCCGATGTAGTCAATGAAATCATTTCATATAGAAATCAGATACCCTTGACGATTTCGGCAGTATACAAAGACATGCCAGTCAATTCTGATTTTATCATGGATCTGATTGTGAATTTCGAATGGACTAACAATGCTTTTGAACAAGACCTGACCAACTGGAACAATAATCCCTTTTATACTTACATTTTGTTGAAGGAAGGGTCCAGCGCTATAAAGCTGGAAGCCAAACTTCCGGAGATTCGCGCAAAGTACGCCAATGACCCGATAGATGAGGATGGTCAATCAACAACTTATTATTTACAACCATTGACCGATGTTCATTTTGCAAGTCACATCAACTGGGGCATGGAAGATGCGGTGGATGCCAGTCGGTTAAATGTTTTCAATGTGATTGCACTGATCGTTCTCATGATGGCCGGAATCAACTATGTCAACCTCGCTACGGCCAGAGCGATGGTCCGTGTCAAAGAAACGGGCATCAGAAAGATTATGGGAGCCAGGCGCCCTAATTTGCTCAGTCAATTCTTAATAGAATCCGGATTGCTGGTTTTTGGATCGTTGGTAACAGCCCTTATGCTGGCACATACCATCCTGCCGATCTTTGCACATTTCGTCGATCGACCGTTGGCGTTTGATTTCATTAATCCCATTTTCTGGCTGCAACTAGGGCTACTCGGGTTGGTGATCACATTCGCCTCGGGATTATACCCTGCATTCTTCATGTCTTCTTTTAACCCTTTGTACGCGATCAGCAACCGTGGAAAATTCAAGTACAAAAGCCTTTTAAGAAATGGATTGGTCATCCTCCAGTTTGGACTTTCTGCGATATTGATCCTTTCCGCCATCGTCTTACAACGACAAATGTCCTTTATCGATACCGTTGATACCGGCTACACGCGTGATCAAGTGGTCATTCTCAGTACCAGAGACGATGCATTTGATGACAAGCTGTCGACATACATGGAAGAAATTGGGAATGTTCGGGGTGTGGAAGCTGTGGCCACCAGTTGGTCCTTACCCACTAATGTTACATCCAATACGCAAGCCAATTGGCCTGGCATTGACGATGCGCAACGTATTCAAATGTACATGGTAGGTGTCACACATGATTTCTTTAAGTTGTATGAAATAGAAATCAAAGAAGGAAGGGCCTTTGATCAGGAGATTAAGACAGATCAATCAGCAATCATACTCAACGAGGCAGCAGTAAAGGCTTTTGGCTGGGATAACCCAATAGGGCGTGAAATGATCCGTCAAAATGGGGAAACGGGTACCGTGATCGGTGTGGTCAAAGACTTCCATATTAAGTCCTTAAAAGAAGAAATACAGCCCCTTCAAATCGTGTTAAATCCCAATTATGCCACCCTGGCTGTACGTGTTTCAGGTGATCTGAATACTACAATGGCATCTATTGAAAAAGTTTACGACAGTTTTGAGCCGAGTTATCCTTTTGAATATCGGTTCTTCGAAGATATCTATGCTCGGGCCTATGCAGAAGACACCCGAACCGGTCAGCTTACCCTGGCGTTCTCTTTCCTGGCCATCGTTATTGCATGCCTTGGTTTATATGGATTGGCTTCTCATAAGGTGGCCCTAAGGATCAAAGAGCTGGGAGTGCGTAAAGTAATGGGAGCCAGTTCATTGAACATTGCCCAACTCTTGTTTAAAGACTTTTTGGTACTCGTAACATTTGCCTTTATGTTCGCCGGGCCGATTGCTTATTTCATTATTAGTAGTTGGTTGGAAAACTATGCTTACCATATTGATCTAACTCCCATTCCCTTTGTCGCTACATTCCTGATTTTGATTCTCTTTGCAGGTACGACGGTAGGTTATCATACTTATAAGGCCTCGGTGAGCAATCCTGTGCATTCATTGAAGGACGAATAG